Within Acidobacteriota bacterium, the genomic segment TTGAAGGTCGCGGATTTCTTGTCCTCCGCCATCTTGATGTCCCATTGGAGGGCGGCGTCGTCGGCCTGGACGGATGTGACCTCGAAGGGCGTCCCGTCCTCCGATGCGATCGTGAAGGTCTTTTCCTGGGATTGCCCCTTGTACACGAGGCCGAGCTGCTGGTTCTCCGAGGGCTGGACGCTCAGGATGGACTTCACCACGGCCTTCACGCCCAGCTGAAAGTTCGAGAGCTTCGGGTCGGAGGTGACGACGTTGATGGTCTTGTGGATGGGGCCCGAGAAGGCGGCCGTGCTGACGCTGGCCGTGATCTTGCCCGTTTTCCCGGGCTCGATCTTTCGGTCGTATTCCGTCACCGTGCATCCGCACGCGGCGTGGACCCGGGAGATCTCCAGAGGCCCCCTGCCCCGGTTCTCGATGACGAAGTCGTGCTTGATGACCGAACCGCGGCTCACCGTGCCGGCGTCGAAGGTCATCTCGGGCACCACGGCCTCGGGGGGATCCACCGCCGGGGCCTGACCCGACTCCGCGGGAGCGGGTTTCTCTTGCCGCGGCGATTGGATCTCGGACTGAGGCGGGAGGGGCTCGGTAATCTTGGTCGGATTCGCTTCCTGGGCGATCGCGGCGGTTCCGGCGATCACCCCCCCGACAAGGATTAGGGCGGACAGAACGGTGCGGAAACCTTTCATCGCGAGACCTCCTAGCAGACGAAGTGAGTTTACCCCCCACGGGGGGTTCGGACAAGGCCGGGAGATTCCGGGTCGGGACCGGAGGGCTGGGCACCCCAGCCCAGCTTCTCCCTCAGGAGGGAGAAATAGGAGCGCCCGCCGTTCGTCACGAGGCGAACCGAATGAGGGGCCCGGTGCACGACGATGCGGTCCCCCCTCTCCACGGGGTGACCCTCCTGGCCGTCCGCCGTGAGAAACACGGGACCCGACTCGCCGGTCAGCTCCACGTCGATTCTGGATGCGCCGCCCACGACGAGGGGACGCATGGTCAGCGTGTGCGGGCAGAGGGGCGTGATGAGGATGCCGTCCATCCCAGGAGTGACGATGGGGCCTCCCGCCGAGAGGTTGTAGGCGGTGGAGCCCGTGGGGGTAGCCACGATGATCCCATCGCTTCGCATGGTCGTGAGCAGACCCCCTCCCACGTCCACGCGGATATCGATCATGCGGGCCAGGGCGGTCTTGGCCACGACCACGTCGTTCAGGCAGTGGAAGACGGCGCGGGTTTTTCCCTTCCGCCGAAGCTCGGCGCGCAGCATCATCCTGCGCTCCACGCTCGCCTTTCCCGATAGGCAGGAGTCCACGGCCGCGATCATCTCGGAGGCGCTCACCTCGGTGAGGAACCCCAGATTGCCGAGGTTTACGCCGAGGATGGGGGCGCCGCGGCGTCCCGAATGCCTGGCCACCGACAGGAGCGTGCCGTCTCCGCCCAGGACCACGACCAGGTCCGCCTCCCCGGGGATATCGGCCCGGGGAAGGACCCGGAGATGGGGCTTGTGAGCGAGCTTGGAGGCCTCCTCGTCGAGGATCACCTCTGCTCCGAGCCGGGCGAGGTGGGCCAGGAGGCGGTCCAGCAGGGGCAAGCGGCCTGCGGGTTGCGGCTTGGCGGCCACGGCGACCCTGGGGACCCGCCGCCCGGTCAAGGCGACACCTCCCCCGGAGGCAGAAGCAGGATAAAGGTCTCGAGATTTCCTTTCGGGCCCTTCACGGTCGACTCCACGGCGGCGGCCAGAGTATAGCCCAGTCTGGCCGCGTGTTCCACAACGCCGGCGACGGCCCGAGCCCGGACGGCGGGGTCCCGGACCACGCCGCCCTTCCCCACCTCCCGGCGACCCGCCTCGAATTGGGGCTTCACGAGGGCCAGGACACGGGCGGAGGGGGCGCTGAGGAGGATCGAGGGAAGAAGAAGCCTGAGCGATATGAAGGACGCGTCCACCACCACGAGGTCCACGACTTCAGGGAAGAAGTCCCTGGGGAGGCTTCGGGCGTTGACCCCCTCGAAGGCGCGGACCCTCGGGTCGCAGCGGAGGGATTCGTGCAGTTGTCCCCGTCCGACGTCCACCGCGTAGACCCGTGCGGCTCCTCGCTGGAGGAGGCAATCGGTGAATCCGCCGGTGGAGGCGCCGAGATCGGCGCAAACCAGGCCGCGGACATCCAGGGCCAGGCCGTCCAGGGCCCCCTCCATCTTCAAGCCGCCCCGGCTCACGTAGGGGCATGCCCTGCCGCGGATTTCCAGCATGGAGTCCTCGGGGAGCTTCTGCCCCGGCTTTTCCACCCTTCGGCCTTCGAGGAAGACCACCCCGGCCATGAGCATGGCCTGGGCCTTTTCGCGGGTCGGCGCCAGCCCCAGGCGCACCAGGAGGAGATCCGCGCGGAGGGTCATCGGCTCCGATTCACGATGAAATGAGCGATTTCTCTCAGGTCCTGGCTGGAGGGACCGAGGTCCGCGACCGACCGCAGGGCTTCGGAAAGAAGATCCTGGGCCCTCCTCCGGGAGGCTTCCAGCCCCCAGAGAGCGGGGAAGGTGGCCTTTCCCTGGGCGGCGTCCTTGCCAGCCGTCTTGCCCAGACTCTCGGTGCTTTCCGTTGCGTCCAGAATGTCGTCCACGATCTGGAAGGCGAGACCGACGGCCCGCCCGTACCGCAGGAGGGAGCGCCGCACATCGGCGCGGGCGCCCGCCCATATCGCCCCGGCGAGGAGGCACGCCTCGAGGAAGGCCCCCGTCTTCAGCCTGTGGATGGTTTCCAGGGTCTGGGCGTCCGCCCCGGCCCCGGCCCCCGTGAGGCGGAGATCCAGGGTCTGGCCGCCGGCCATCCCCAACGATCCGAGGGACTTCAGGACGGTTCGGCTCACCCGGTTCCTTCTGGCCGTCCACTGGGCCCCCCTGGGTTCCTCGCAGAGAAGGTACGCCCCGAGGGTCTGGAGGGCGTCGCCCGCCAAGATGGCCGTGGCTTCGCCGAAAGCCTTGTGGCACGTGGGCTTTCCCCGGCGCAGGTCGTCGTCGTCCATGGACGGAAGGTCGTCATGAATCAGGCTGTAGGTGTGGAGCAGTTCCAGCCCCGCCGCGGCGGGAAGGACGGCCTCCGGTCTGGCGCCGCCGGCGGCCGTATAGGCGCACAGGGCAAGGATCGGTCGCATGCGCTTGCCGCCCGCGAACACGCTGTACCGCATGGCCTCGTGAAGCTCCCGCGGTTCCGCGCCGGCGGGGGGAAGAACGCGGTCCAGCGCTTCGTCGACGAGGGGAGCCCAGCGGGAAAAGGTTCCGGGAATCATGGCTCCTCTCGATCCGTCCGGGTGGGAAGCCCGGACAGAACGGAGTCCGGGTCCAGGGGGGACTCCTTGGGCGGGTCGCCCTCGAGGAGGCGCGTCACGCGAAGGCTCGCGGACTGGAGTTCCGCCTCCAGATCGCGGCTGAGGCGGATTCCGCGTTCGAACAGGGCGAGGCTCTCCTCC encodes:
- a CDS encoding polyprenyl synthetase family protein yields the protein MIPGTFSRWAPLVDEALDRVLPPAGAEPRELHEAMRYSVFAGGKRMRPILALCAYTAAGGARPEAVLPAAAGLELLHTYSLIHDDLPSMDDDDLRRGKPTCHKAFGEATAILAGDALQTLGAYLLCEEPRGAQWTARRNRVSRTVLKSLGSLGMAGGQTLDLRLTGAGAGADAQTLETIHRLKTGAFLEACLLAGAIWAGARADVRRSLLRYGRAVGLAFQIVDDILDATESTESLGKTAGKDAAQGKATFPALWGLEASRRRAQDLLSEALRSVADLGPSSQDLREIAHFIVNRSR
- a CDS encoding TlyA family RNA methyltransferase; amino-acid sequence: MTLRADLLLVRLGLAPTREKAQAMLMAGVVFLEGRRVEKPGQKLPEDSMLEIRGRACPYVSRGGLKMEGALDGLALDVRGLVCADLGASTGGFTDCLLQRGAARVYAVDVGRGQLHESLRCDPRVRAFEGVNARSLPRDFFPEVVDLVVVDASFISLRLLLPSILLSAPSARVLALVKPQFEAGRREVGKGGVVRDPAVRARAVAGVVEHAARLGYTLAAAVESTVKGPKGNLETFILLLPPGEVSP
- the xseB gene encoding exodeoxyribonuclease VII small subunit, translated to MAKAGKRQGFESRLRQLEELVSRLEDGSLPLEESLALFERGIRLSRDLEAELQSASLRVTRLLEGDPPKESPLDPDSVLSGLPTRTDREEP
- a CDS encoding NAD(+)/NADH kinase — translated: MTGRRVPRVAVAAKPQPAGRLPLLDRLLAHLARLGAEVILDEEASKLAHKPHLRVLPRADIPGEADLVVVLGGDGTLLSVARHSGRRGAPILGVNLGNLGFLTEVSASEMIAAVDSCLSGKASVERRMMLRAELRRKGKTRAVFHCLNDVVVAKTALARMIDIRVDVGGGLLTTMRSDGIIVATPTGSTAYNLSAGGPIVTPGMDGILITPLCPHTLTMRPLVVGGASRIDVELTGESGPVFLTADGQEGHPVERGDRIVVHRAPHSVRLVTNGGRSYFSLLREKLGWGAQPSGPDPESPGLVRTPRGG
- a CDS encoding DUF1573 domain-containing protein encodes the protein MKGFRTVLSALILVGGVIAGTAAIAQEANPTKITEPLPPQSEIQSPRQEKPAPAESGQAPAVDPPEAVVPEMTFDAGTVSRGSVIKHDFVIENRGRGPLEISRVHAACGCTVTEYDRKIEPGKTGKITASVSTAAFSGPIHKTINVVTSDPKLSNFQLGVKAVVKSILSVQPSENQQLGLVYKGQSQEKTFTIASEDGTPFEVTSVQADDAALQWDIKMAEDKKSATFKVVLPADHAVGPINGRFVLATSHPKVDKLNLNLFGTIRDPLTVYPPQVVYSGLNHSYVNEHPEDINLNKTVTVAFEMGPELQIHNVTSNLKNLTSEVQTITPNQRYSVKLKLVPPLEVGNLDGALTIDTSKGPITVPIRGKIF